A region of the Euzebyales bacterium genome:
TGATCGGTGCCGCCTCCCCGGGCGCGCTGGGTCCCTTCGGGATCCTCGCCGTCGTGGCGTGGATCGTCGGTCGCTACGTCGCAGTCCGGCGTGCCTACCTCGAGACGCTCGTGGCCTACGGCCATCAGCTCGAGAAGGACCGCGACGAACAGGCCCGCCGCGCGGTCCGCGAGGAACGCCGCCGCATCGCCCGCGACCTCCACGACCAGGTCGCGCACCACCTCGGGGTCGTCTCACTCCAGACCAGTGCCGCCCGCCGGTGGCTCAAGCGCGACCCTGCACGCACCGCCATGGCGCTGGCCGCGGCCGAGGATGCGGCGCGCGCCGCCCTCGAGACGATGCCGGCGATCCTCCACGCGCTGCGCGCCGACGAGACTCCGGCAGAGCTGGAGCCTCAGCCGACACTGGACGCGGTCGGTGACCTCATCTCCCAGATGACGTCCGACGACGTCGCCGTCGACCTGCGTGTTCACGGGGCACCACGAACGCTGCCGTCAGCCGTCGAGGTGACCGCGTACCGGTTGATCCAGGAAGCGCTGACCAACGTCGTCAAGCACGCCGGCCACGCCCACGTCGTCGTCGACCTGGACTACCGACGCGACCGCCTCGAGGTGGAGGTCGCCGACGACGGTCACGGCGCTGCGGCCGGACCGTCCGACGGCGCGCGCCTCGGGCTGGTGGGGATGCGCGAACGCGTCGAGATGCTGAACGGGACGTTCGCGGCGGGCCCGCGTAACGGTGGGGGGTTCAGTGTGCGCGCCACACTGCCGGTGACCGGAGGCATCGAATGACGACTCGGGTGGTGCTCGCCGACGACCAGGACCTCGTGCGCACTGGCGTGCGCATGATCCTCGAGGCTGAGGACGACGTCGACGTCGTCGGTGAGGCCCGCGACGGCGGCGAGGCCGTGGCCGCGTGCCGGCGACTGCGACCCGACGTCGTGGTGATGGACATCCGCATGCCGCGCGTCGACGGTGTCGAGGCAACCCGTCAACTGACCTCCCTCGTCCCGCCGCTGCCCACCCGCGTCCTCGTCCTGACGACCTACGACCTCGACGAGTACGTGTTCGCGGC
Encoded here:
- a CDS encoding histidine kinase, giving the protein IGAASPGALGPFGILAVVAWIVGRYVAVRRAYLETLVAYGHQLEKDRDEQARRAVREERRRIARDLHDQVAHHLGVVSLQTSAARRWLKRDPARTAMALAAAEDAARAALETMPAILHALRADETPAELEPQPTLDAVGDLISQMTSDDVAVDLRVHGAPRTLPSAVEVTAYRLIQEALTNVVKHAGHAHVVVDLDYRRDRLEVEVADDGHGAAAGPSDGARLGLVGMRERVEMLNGTFAAGPRNGGGFSVRATLPVTGGIE